The following are encoded in a window of Urocitellus parryii isolate mUroPar1 chromosome 7, mUroPar1.hap1, whole genome shotgun sequence genomic DNA:
- the LOC144255983 gene encoding olfactory receptor 1A1-like, with product MGEGNQSSTMEFILLGVTGQQEQEDFFFILFLFIYPITVVGNLLIILAILSDSCLHKPMYFLLANLSLVDIFFSSVTIPKMLANHLLDSKAISFGGCLTQMYFMIALGNTDSYLLAAMAYDRAMAISRPLHYTTIMSPRSCVLLVVASWVIGNANALPHTLLTAALSFCGSKEVANFYCDISPLLKLSCSDIHLNVKMMYLGVAVFSVPLLCIVVSYVRVFSTVLRVPSTKGVHKAFSTCGSHLTVVSLYYGTVMGMYFRPLTSYSLKDAVITVMYMAVTLMLNPFIYSLRNQDMKAALKKLFHRRSSS from the coding sequence ATGGGGGAAGGAAACCAGTCTTCTACCATGGAGTTCATCCTCTTGGGAGTCACGGgtcagcaggagcaggaggattttttctttatcctcttCCTGTTCATTTACCCCATCACAGTCGTGGGAAACTTGCTCATCATCCTCGCCATTCTCTCTGACAGTTGCCTCCACAAACCCATGTATTTCCTCCTGGCCAACCTCTCCCTTGTCGACATCTTCTTCTCCTCTGTAACCATCCCTAAGATGCTGGCCAATCATCTCCTGGACAGCAAAGCCATCTCCTTTGGGGGATGCCTGACACAGATGTATTTCATGATAGCCTTGGGTAACACAGACAGCTACTTACTGGCAGCAATGGCATATGACCGAGCCATGGCCATCAGCCGCCCTCTTCATTATACAACCATCATGAGTCCAAGGTCCTGTGTCCTGCTGGTGGTTGCATCCTGGGTGATTGGAAATGCCAATGCCCTTCCTCACACTCTGCTCACAGCTGCTCTGTCCTTCTGTGGCAGCAAGGAAGTGGCCAACTTTTACTGTGACATTTCTCCCTTGCTCAAGCTGTCCTGTTCTGACATACACTTGAATGTGAAAATGATGTACCTAGGGGTTGCTGTTTTCTCTGTGCCATTACTGTGCATTGTTGTCTCCTATGTTCGTGTCTTTTCCACGGTCCTCCGTGTTCCTTCCACGAAGGGTGTacacaaagccttctccacctgtggttCTCACCTCACAGTTGTTTCCTTGTACTATGGGACAGTCATGGGCATGTATTTCCGACCTTTGACCAGTTACAGCCTAAAGGATGCTGTGATAACTGTGATGTATATGGCAGTGACCCTGATGTTAAATCctttcatctacagtctgagAAACCAAGACATGAAGGCTGCTCTGAAGAAACTCTTTCACAGAAGAAGCTCTTCATAA
- the LOC144255913 gene encoding thymosin beta-4-like, producing MSDMAEIKKFDKSKLQKTETWEKNPLPSKEMIEQEKQAGK from the coding sequence ATGTCTGATATGGCTGAGATCAAGAAATTTGATAAGTCCAAACTGCAGAAGACAGAAACATGGGAAAAAAATCCTCTGCCTTCAAAAGAAATGATTGAACAGGAGAAGCAAGCAGGCAAATAG